Genomic window (Candidatus Nitrosocosmicus franklandus):
ACGGATATAATAATTACAACATTCGATAAGGGAGGACAGTGTGGAATAAATGGTGGATGCGAATTTGAAGGTTTTGGTTATGATAAAGTGGCAAGCTGGGTAACTCCATCATGGATAGATGTGAATACAGAACTAATGAATAAATACTATTCAAAAATATCAGACGATATCATTAAATCTCTAAGCGAATTACGTGGAGCACATAATCTGTGGTATGTTTATTCCAAACCAAAATACAAGGAAAAGATAAAAGAAGAATTAAGAAAAATAGAAACAGATAATCATGCTAATCCGCCGTACAAGCATGAAAAAATCCTCGATGAATGCGGATTTAAAATTGGCGAAATACTCCCGGCATGGCCATCAGTAGAATTATGGAAGATAAAATTTGAAGAATGATGCCGCCCCGATTTGAGGATTTAAGCTTCGCATATGAAGCATTAAAACAATTTAGAAAATACTCATTTTCGGTGCATCATGAGAGATTTATTTTTCCTTTTCTATGCGGATCATATTTTACCTATAGAAAAATAGATGTAAAAAGAGTGGTCTCTATTGCTAAATCTGTATCTAAAGATCCATCTTATTTGGATATCGGATGTGGTTATGGCGATTTTTTAGAAAAAGTAAGACAATATTTACCTAAAGCAGAAGGAATGGAAAAAAATGTCGAAATGTTTTTCAAATTAGGAAGATACAAACCAGATTATATCAAAATCGGTGATGCATATAATGAAATAGAAAAAAAATATGACGTAATATTTGTTGGATGGATGGAACCAGGTGTTGATTATAGAGACAAAATTGCTGAAAAAACGGATATAATAATTACAACATTCGATAAGGGAGGACAGTGTGGAATAAATGGTGGATGCGAATTTGAAGGTTTTGGTTATGATAAAGTGGCAAGCTGGGTAACTCCATCATGGATAGATGTGAATACAGAACTAATGAATAAATACTATTCAAAAATATCAGACGATATCATTAAATCTCTAAGCGAATTACGTGGAGCACATAATCTGTGGTATGTTTATTCCAAACCAAAATACAAGGAAAAGATAAAAGAAGAATTAAGAAACTGCTCGGTCAATGA
Coding sequences:
- a CDS encoding class I SAM-dependent methyltransferase: MMPPRFEDLSFAYEALKQFRKYSFSVHHERFIFPFLCGSYFTYRKIDVKRVVSIAKSVSKDPSYLDIGCGYGDFLEKVRQYLPKAEGMEKNVEMFFKLGRYKPDYIKIGDAYNEIEKKYDVIFVGWMEPGVDYRDKIAEKTDIIITTFDKGGQCGINGGCEFEGFGYDKVASWVTPSWIDVNTELMNKYYSKISDDIIKSLSELRGAHNLWYVYSKPKYKEKIKEELRNCSVNENNEIERYEFEHVLDEVGYRYLEKIKIGNKIHLLWDIIYNE